A single Methylomonas sp. AM2-LC DNA region contains:
- a CDS encoding chemotaxis protein CheW produces MAAISNNSVKQLPAGQETATTGQYLTFVLGGEVYALGILNIKEIIDYGHLTEVPMMPSFVRGVINLRGSVVPVIDLSARFSKGSTQIHKRTGIVIVETSSDSEDDTPQDLGIIVDAVNEVVDISHQDIEPPPSFGVGIRPEFISGMAKQNDRFIILLDVNRVLSIDEMATLSQVVEHVQE; encoded by the coding sequence AGCAATTAGTAATAATTCAGTTAAACAATTACCCGCAGGCCAAGAAACCGCAACAACAGGTCAATACCTCACTTTCGTATTAGGAGGTGAGGTATATGCGTTGGGAATTTTAAATATTAAAGAAATTATCGATTATGGACACTTAACCGAAGTACCGATGATGCCCAGCTTTGTACGTGGTGTCATCAATCTTCGCGGCAGTGTGGTACCGGTTATTGATCTATCTGCGCGTTTTAGCAAAGGCAGTACGCAAATTCACAAACGCACAGGCATTGTGATTGTCGAGACCTCCAGCGACAGCGAAGATGACACACCGCAAGACTTGGGAATTATTGTCGATGCCGTAAACGAAGTGGTAGACATCAGTCATCAAGATATTGAACCACCACCCAGTTTTGGTGTCGGCATTCGTCCCGAGTTTATCAGTGGCATGGCCAAACAAAATGATCGATTTATTATTTTGCTGGATGTCAACCGGGTACTATCAATAGATGAAATGGCGACCTTAAGTCAAGTAGTAGAGCATGTTCAAGAGTAA
- a CDS encoding CheR family methyltransferase: MFKSKDTVKPEWQTLANTSPVLQNHEFIWIKDYLYKHAGIVLNDNKQAMVSGRLDKRLRHLGFSSYTEYFRLFGKPGFEQETLMAIDLLTTNETYFFREPKHFDFLKTQFFPSQNSGRPLRIWSAASSSGEEAYTLAMLAAEYSKTSQWEIIGTDISTRILEKARRALYPMSATEKIPQPFLKKYCLKGNDEYEDFFLINNNLRSKVKFLHANLIEKLPELGSFDVIFLRNVMIYFDIETKQKLLKRIEPFLRPGGYFIISHSESLNGFENGLKMVLPSIYRKMGDE, from the coding sequence ATGTTCAAGAGTAAAGACACCGTTAAGCCAGAATGGCAAACGCTTGCAAATACATCTCCCGTATTACAAAATCATGAGTTTATATGGATAAAGGACTATCTTTATAAACACGCGGGTATTGTCTTAAACGACAACAAACAAGCTATGGTCTCTGGCCGCTTAGACAAACGGTTACGGCATCTCGGTTTTTCCAGTTATACAGAATATTTTCGGTTATTTGGAAAACCGGGATTCGAACAGGAAACCTTGATGGCAATCGATTTGCTGACCACCAACGAAACCTATTTTTTTAGAGAGCCCAAGCATTTTGATTTCCTCAAAACACAGTTTTTCCCCTCACAAAACAGTGGCCGTCCCCTAAGAATCTGGAGTGCCGCCAGCTCAAGTGGCGAAGAAGCGTATACATTAGCCATGCTGGCAGCGGAATATTCCAAAACCAGCCAATGGGAAATCATAGGCACCGATATTTCCACCCGTATACTTGAAAAAGCCCGACGAGCTTTATATCCAATGAGTGCCACTGAAAAAATTCCACAACCATTTTTGAAAAAGTACTGCTTAAAAGGCAATGACGAATACGAAGACTTTTTCTTGATTAACAACAATTTACGCAGCAAGGTAAAATTTTTACATGCTAATTTGATCGAAAAACTGCCTGAATTAGGTAGTTTTGATGTGATATTTCTTCGTAACGTGATGATTTACTTCGATATAGAAACCAAACAAAAACTGTTAAAGCGTATTGAACCCTTTTTGCGTCCTGGTGGTTATTTTATCATCAGTCATTCCGAATCTCTGAATGGATTTGAGAATGGTTTGAAAATGGTTTTACCCTCCATTTATCGGAAAATGGGTGATGAGTAA
- a CDS encoding chemotaxis protein CheD — protein sequence MSNGLPQTPDFCIDIFLHPGEFYFGDKETRIRTLLGSCVTITLWHPRLLIGGMCHYLLPMKHNNKQKALDGRYADDAIKMFLQEMHNTGTWPADYEVKMFGGGNQFPNQVKNGLNNIPDNNIRVGYALLNQHGFKLKTQHVGGTGHRNIVFDVWSGQVSVQHIKK from the coding sequence ATGAGTAATGGTTTACCACAAACACCGGATTTTTGTATTGATATATTCTTACATCCAGGTGAGTTTTATTTTGGCGATAAAGAAACACGTATCCGGACATTGTTGGGATCTTGCGTAACCATCACGCTTTGGCATCCACGTTTACTGATTGGTGGTATGTGTCATTACCTACTGCCAATGAAACACAATAATAAGCAAAAGGCTCTTGATGGCCGTTATGCGGATGATGCCATAAAAATGTTTTTACAAGAAATGCATAATACAGGTACTTGGCCTGCAGATTACGAAGTCAAAATGTTTGGTGGTGGTAATCAGTTTCCCAATCAGGTTAAAAACGGGCTCAATAATATCCCCGACAACAATATCAGAGTTGGATACGCTTTATTAAACCAGCACGGCTTTAAATTAAAAACTCAACACGTGGGTGGTACTGGCCACCGCAATATAGTTTTCGATGTCTGGAGTGGACAAGTATCAGTGCAACATATAAAAAAATAA
- a CDS encoding chemotaxis response regulator protein-glutamate methylesterase: MPEKKIRVLIVDDSAVVRQVLTQLLSKSDAIEVIGSVSDPIFAMARMNQDWPDVIVLDVEMPRMDGITFLKKIMSVRPTPVVICSTLTEKGAETTLQALSAGAVGIVTKPKAGLKSFLEDDSADITHAIKAAAQTDMRRMKAMTMSLSTAGHATPANTALKSTLQPRDQQHTSSLAMSSTTDRLIAIGTSTGGTQALELVLTKLSRICAGIVIVQHMPERFTAAFAARLNTLCEIEVKEAESGDRVIPGRALIAPGGKHMSIKRSGAQYHVEVQDGPLVNRHKPSVDVLFRSVAKWAGKNALGIIMTGMGDDGARGLKEMLNEGAQTLGQDEKSCVVYGMPKEAVKLGAVQQEVPLQAISGHIERYSK, from the coding sequence ATGCCAGAAAAAAAAATCAGAGTACTTATCGTTGACGATTCTGCCGTGGTGCGTCAGGTGTTAACACAGTTATTGAGTAAAAGTGACGCCATTGAAGTCATCGGTTCAGTTTCTGACCCAATTTTTGCAATGGCGAGAATGAATCAGGATTGGCCGGATGTTATCGTACTGGATGTGGAAATGCCGCGTATGGATGGCATTACTTTTTTAAAAAAAATAATGTCGGTGCGCCCCACACCGGTAGTGATTTGTTCTACCTTAACTGAAAAAGGTGCTGAAACCACTTTACAGGCACTCTCTGCTGGCGCGGTTGGCATTGTTACCAAACCGAAAGCCGGGTTGAAAAGCTTTTTAGAAGACGATTCTGCCGATATTACTCATGCTATTAAAGCCGCAGCGCAGACAGATATGCGCCGTATGAAAGCCATGACAATGTCGCTTTCGACAGCCGGACATGCTACACCGGCAAATACTGCTCTCAAGTCAACGCTGCAACCGAGAGATCAGCAACACACCAGTAGTCTGGCGATGAGCTCGACAACAGACAGATTGATTGCCATTGGTACCTCCACGGGTGGAACTCAGGCCTTAGAGTTGGTGTTAACCAAGTTATCCAGAATTTGTGCGGGTATTGTGATTGTTCAACACATGCCTGAAAGATTTACTGCCGCGTTTGCCGCGCGCTTGAACACCCTTTGTGAAATTGAAGTGAAAGAAGCTGAATCGGGTGACCGCGTTATTCCCGGTCGTGCGCTGATAGCCCCAGGCGGTAAGCATATGTCAATCAAACGCAGTGGCGCTCAATATCATGTCGAGGTGCAAGATGGTCCCCTAGTCAATCGTCATAAGCCCTCGGTGGATGTACTGTTTCGCTCCGTTGCGAAATGGGCAGGAAAAAATGCACTGGGTATCATAATGACGGGTATGGGTGATGACGGAGCTCGCGGTCTTAAAGAAATGTTAAATGAAGGCGCACAAACACTGGGTCAGGATGAAAAAAGTTGTGTGGTTTATGGCATGCCAAAAGAGGCTGTCAAGTTAGGTGCCGTGCAACAGGAAGTACCCTTGCAAGCGATTTCCGGTCACATTGAACGATATAGCAAATAA
- a CDS encoding YebC/PmpR family DNA-binding transcriptional regulator, producing the protein MGRAYQNRKVSMAKTSDAKAKVYSKYGRELYVCAKAGGIDPDGNLALRGLIERAKKSQVPTHVIEKAIEKAKGGGGEDFSPARYEGFGPGGCMVIVDCLTDNPNRTFGDVRLCFTKTKAKIGTQGAVSHMFDHAAILAFKYDDEDKVLEALLTADVDVSDIENDEGKLTVFTPQADYFKARQALLDTLGELDFEMDEIQFVPRSVTPISGDDVVMFEKFLDMLNDLDDVQNVFHDAEY; encoded by the coding sequence ATGGGTAGAGCCTATCAAAATCGTAAAGTTTCTATGGCTAAAACATCCGATGCTAAGGCTAAGGTGTACAGTAAATATGGACGCGAATTATATGTATGCGCTAAAGCTGGCGGTATAGACCCCGATGGAAACTTAGCACTGCGTGGTTTGATTGAGAGAGCCAAGAAATCCCAGGTGCCTACTCATGTCATTGAAAAAGCAATCGAAAAAGCCAAAGGTGGCGGTGGTGAAGATTTTTCCCCTGCACGTTATGAAGGTTTTGGACCCGGTGGCTGCATGGTGATTGTCGATTGCCTAACGGACAACCCTAATCGTACTTTTGGGGATGTGCGTTTGTGCTTTACCAAAACCAAAGCAAAAATTGGTACTCAGGGCGCAGTGAGCCACATGTTCGATCATGCAGCCATTTTAGCCTTTAAATACGATGATGAGGACAAAGTTCTTGAAGCCCTGTTAACTGCTGACGTTGATGTTAGTGACATCGAAAACGACGAGGGTAAATTAACTGTATTTACTCCCCAGGCCGATTACTTTAAAGCCAGACAAGCGCTGCTTGATACGCTGGGCGAACTTGATTTCGAAATGGATGAAATTCAGTTTGTACCGCGTAGCGTAACGCCGATAAGTGGTGATGATGTTGTGATGTTCGAAAAGTTTTTAGACATGCTTAACGATCTGGACGATGTGCAGAACGTTTTTCATGACGCCGAATATTAA
- a CDS encoding cupredoxin domain-containing protein yields the protein MKIKYLIATLFILTAIASNTYAATAANEADMPVLHIQASRFVFTPSQISVKTGQTVLLEIEALDRQHGFSIPELGVRVDVIPGQKVVLKITPTKSGRLVFYCDIFCGSGHEQMAGEIVVES from the coding sequence ATGAAGATTAAATATTTAATAGCCACGTTGTTTATATTGACAGCAATCGCCTCAAACACCTATGCAGCAACTGCTGCGAATGAAGCAGACATGCCTGTATTACACATTCAAGCCAGTCGGTTTGTATTTACGCCAAGTCAAATTTCAGTAAAAACGGGGCAGACGGTGTTATTGGAAATTGAAGCCCTTGATCGTCAGCATGGTTTTTCTATTCCAGAGCTCGGGGTACGTGTCGATGTAATACCCGGACAGAAGGTGGTTTTAAAAATAACGCCAACCAAAAGTGGTCGATTAGTTTTCTATTGCGACATTTTTTGTGGTTCGGGTCATGAACAGATGGCAGGTGAAATCGTAGTGGAGAGTTAG